The following coding sequences lie in one Manihot esculenta chloroplast, complete genome genomic window:
- the psbC gene encoding photosystem II 44 kDa protein (CP43) has product METLFNGTLSLAGRDQETTGFAWWAGNARLINLSGKLLGAHVAHAGLIVFWAGAMNLFEVAHFVPEKPMYEQGLILLPHLATLGWGVGPGGEVIDTFPYFVSGVLHLISSAVLGFGGIYHALLGPETLEESFPFFGYVWKDRNKMTTILGIHLILLGIGAFLLVFKALYFGGVYDTWAPGGGDVRKITNLTLSPSVIFGYLLKSPFGGEGWIVSVDDLEDIIGGHVWLGSICILGGIWHILTKPFAWARRALVWSGEAYLSYSLGALSVFGFIACCFVWFNNTAYPSEFYGPTGPEASQAQAFTFLVRDQRLGANVGSAQGPTGLGKYLMRSPTGEVIFGGETMRFWDLRAPWLEPLRGPNGLDLSRLKKDIQPWQERRSAEYMTHAPLGSLNSVGGVATEINAVNYVSPRSWLATSHFVLGFFLFVGHLWHAGRARAAAAGFEKGIDRDFEPVLSMTPLN; this is encoded by the coding sequence CTCATGTAGCTCATGCTGGATTAATCGTATTCTGGGCCGGAGCAATGAACCTATTTGAAGTGGCTCATTTTGTACCGGAGAAGCCAATGTACGAACAAGGATTAATTTTACTTCCCCACCTAGCTACTCTAGGTTGGGGGGTAGGTCCTGGTGGGGAAGTTATAGATACCTTTCCATACTTTGTATCCGGTGTACTTCACTTAATTTCCTCTGCAGTATTGGGCTTTGGCGGTATTTATCATGCACTTCTGGGTCCTGAGACTCTTGAAGAATCTTTTCCATTTTTTGGTTATGTATGGAAAGATCGAAATAAAATGACAACAATTTTAGGTATTCACTTAATCTTGCTAGGTATAGGTGCTTTTCTTCTAGTATTCAAGGCTCTTTATTTTGGGGGCGTATATGATACCTGGGCTCCGGGGGGGGGAGATGTAAGAAAAATTACCAACTTGACCCTTAGCCCAAGTGTTATTTTTGGTTATTTACTAAAATCCCCCTTTGGAGGAGAAGGATGGATTGTTAGTGTGGACGATTTGGAAGATATAATTGGAGGGCATGTATGGTTAGGTTCCATTTGTATACTTGGTGGAATCTGGCATATCTTAACCAAACCCTTTGCATGGGCTCGCCGTGCACTTGTGTGGTCTGGAGAGGCTTACTTGTCTTATAGTTTAGGTGCTTTATCCGTTTTTGGTTTCATTGCTTGTTGCTTTGTCTGGTTCAATAATACCGCGTATCCTAGTGAGTTTTACGGACCTACTGGACCAGAAGCTTCTCAAGCTCAAGCTTTTACTTTTCTAGTTAGAGATCAACGTCTTGGGGCTAACGTGGGATCCGCTCAAGGACCTACCGGGTTAGGTAAATATTTAATGCGTTCGCCTACCGGAGAAGTTATTTTTGGAGGCGAAACTATGCGTTTTTGGGATCTGCGTGCTCCTTGGTTAGAACCTCTAAGAGGTCCAAATGGTTTGGACTTGAGTAGGTTGAAAAAAGACATTCAACCTTGGCAAGAACGCCGTTCCGCGGAATATATGACCCATGCGCCTTTAGGTTCGTTAAATTCTGTAGGTGGCGTAGCTACCGAGATCAATGCAGTCAATTATGTCTCTCCTAGAAGTTGGTTAGCTACCTCTCATTTTGTTCTAGGATTCTTCCTATTCGTAGGTCATTTATGGCATGCGGGAAGGGCTCGTGCAGCTGCAGCAGGATTTGAAAAAGGAATTGATCGTGATTTTGAACCTGTTCTTTCCATGACTCCTCTTAACTAA
- the psbZ gene encoding photosystem II protein Z (YCF9), producing MTIAFQLAVFALIATSSILLISVPVVFSSPDGWSSNKNVVFSGTSLWIGLVFLVGILNSLIS from the coding sequence ATGACTATTGCTTTCCAATTGGCTGTTTTTGCATTAATTGCTACTTCATCAATCTTACTGATTAGTGTACCTGTTGTTTTTTCTTCTCCTGATGGTTGGTCGAGTAACAAAAATGTTGTATTTTCCGGTACATCATTATGGATTGGATTAGTCTTTCTGGTAGGTATCCTTAATTCTCTCATCTCTTGA
- the rps14 gene encoding ribosomal protein S14: MARKSLIQREKKRQKLEQKYHLMRRSSKKEISKVPSLSDKWEIHGKLQSPPRNSAPTRLHRRCFSTGRPRANYRDFGLSGHILREMVHACLLPGATRSSW; this comes from the coding sequence ATGGCAAGGAAAAGTTTGATTCAGCGGGAGAAGAAGAGGCAAAAATTGGAACAAAAATATCATTTGATGCGTCGATCCTCAAAAAAAGAAATAAGCAAAGTTCCGTCGTTAAGTGATAAATGGGAAATTCATGGAAAGTTACAATCCCCACCGCGGAATAGTGCACCGACACGTCTTCATCGACGTTGTTTTTCGACTGGAAGACCGAGAGCTAATTATCGAGACTTTGGGCTATCCGGACACATACTTCGTGAAATGGTTCATGCATGTTTGTTGCCGGGGGCAACAAGATCAAGTTGGTAA
- the psaB gene encoding photosystem I P700 chlorophyll a apoprotein A2 (PsaB) has protein sequence MALRFPRFSQGLAQDPTTRRIWFGIATAHDFESHDDITEERLYQNIFASHFGQLAIIFLWTSGNLFHVAWQGNFEAWVQDPLHVRPIAHAIWDPHFGQPAVEAFTRGGAPGPVNIAYSGVYQWWYTIGLRTNEDLYIGALFLLFLSALALLGGWLHLQPKWKPSVSWFKNAESRLNHHLSGLFGVSSLAWTGHLVHVAIPGSRGEYVRWNNFLDVLPHPQGLGPFFTGQWNLYAQNPDSGSHLFGTSQGAGTAILTLLGGFHPQTQSLWLTDIAHHHLAIAFIFLVAGHMYRTNFGIGHSIKDLLEAHIPPGGRLGRGHKGLYDTINNSLHFQLGLALASLGVITSLVAQHMYSLPAYAFIAQDFTTQAALYTHHQYIAGFIMTGAFAHGAIFFIRDYNPEQNENNVLARMLDHKEAIISHLSWASLFLGFHTLGLYVHNDVMLAFGTPEKQILIEPIFAQWIQSAHGKTSYGFDVLLSSTNSPAFNAGRSIWLPGWLNAINENSNSLFLTIGPGDFLVHHAIALGLHTTTLILVKGALDARGSKLMPDKKDFGYSFPCDGPGRGGTCDISAWDAFYLAVFWMLNTIGWVTFYWHWKHITLWQGNVSQFNESSTYLMGWLRDYLWLNSSQLINGYNPFGMNSLSVWAWMFLFGHLVWATGFMFLISWRGYWQELIETLAWAHERTPLANLIRWRDKPVALSIVQARLVGLAHFSVGYIFTYAAFLIASTSGKFG, from the coding sequence ATGGCATTAAGATTTCCAAGGTTTAGCCAAGGCTTAGCTCAGGACCCCACTACTCGTCGTATTTGGTTTGGTATTGCTACCGCGCATGACTTCGAGAGTCATGATGATATTACGGAGGAACGTCTTTATCAGAATATTTTTGCTTCTCACTTCGGGCAATTAGCAATAATTTTTCTGTGGACTTCCGGAAATCTCTTTCATGTAGCTTGGCAAGGAAATTTTGAAGCATGGGTACAGGACCCTTTACATGTAAGACCTATTGCTCATGCAATTTGGGATCCTCATTTTGGTCAACCGGCCGTGGAAGCTTTTACTCGAGGGGGTGCTCCTGGCCCAGTGAATATCGCTTATTCTGGTGTTTATCAATGGTGGTATACAATCGGTTTACGTACTAATGAAGATCTTTATATTGGAGCTCTTTTTCTATTATTTCTTTCTGCCCTAGCCTTACTAGGGGGTTGGTTACACCTACAACCAAAATGGAAACCGAGCGTTTCGTGGTTCAAAAATGCCGAATCTCGTCTCAATCATCATTTGTCAGGACTATTCGGAGTAAGCTCTTTGGCTTGGACAGGACATTTAGTCCATGTCGCTATTCCCGGCTCCCGGGGGGAATACGTTCGATGGAATAATTTCTTAGATGTATTACCACATCCCCAAGGGTTAGGCCCGTTTTTTACAGGTCAGTGGAATCTTTATGCTCAAAATCCCGATTCAGGTAGTCATTTATTTGGTACCTCCCAAGGAGCGGGAACTGCCATTCTAACCCTTCTCGGGGGGTTCCATCCACAAACACAAAGTTTATGGCTGACCGATATTGCACACCATCATTTAGCTATTGCATTTATTTTTCTCGTTGCCGGTCATATGTATAGAACTAACTTCGGGATTGGGCATAGTATAAAAGATCTTTTAGAAGCGCATATTCCTCCGGGGGGGCGATTGGGGCGTGGACATAAGGGTCTTTATGACACAATCAACAATTCGCTTCATTTTCAATTAGGCCTTGCTCTAGCTTCTTTAGGGGTTATTACTTCCTTAGTGGCTCAACACATGTACTCATTACCTGCTTATGCGTTCATAGCGCAAGACTTTACTACTCAAGCTGCGTTATATACTCATCACCAATACATCGCAGGATTCATCATGACAGGAGCTTTTGCTCATGGAGCTATATTTTTTATTAGAGATTACAATCCGGAACAGAATGAGAATAATGTATTGGCAAGAATGTTAGACCATAAAGAAGCTATCATATCCCATTTAAGTTGGGCCAGTCTCTTTCTTGGATTCCATACTTTGGGACTTTATGTTCATAATGATGTCATGCTTGCTTTTGGTACTCCGGAGAAACAAATCTTAATCGAACCCATATTCGCCCAATGGATACAATCTGCTCACGGTAAAACTTCATATGGGTTCGATGTACTTTTATCTTCAACGAATAGTCCAGCCTTCAATGCAGGTCGAAGCATATGGTTGCCCGGCTGGTTAAATGCTATTAATGAAAATAGTAATTCATTATTCTTAACAATAGGGCCTGGAGACTTCTTGGTTCATCATGCTATTGCTCTAGGGTTACATACAACCACATTGATCTTAGTAAAAGGTGCTTTAGATGCACGCGGTTCGAAGTTAATGCCAGATAAAAAGGATTTTGGTTATAGTTTTCCTTGTGATGGTCCGGGACGCGGCGGTACTTGTGATATTTCGGCTTGGGACGCATTTTATTTGGCGGTTTTCTGGATGTTAAATACCATTGGATGGGTTACTTTTTATTGGCATTGGAAGCACATCACATTATGGCAGGGTAATGTTTCACAGTTTAATGAATCTTCCACTTATTTGATGGGATGGTTAAGAGATTATCTATGGTTAAACTCTTCACAACTTATCAATGGATATAACCCTTTTGGTATGAATAGCTTATCGGTCTGGGCGTGGATGTTCTTATTTGGACATCTTGTTTGGGCTACTGGATTTATGTTTTTAATTTCTTGGCGCGGATATTGGCAAGAATTGATTGAAACTTTAGCATGGGCTCATGAGCGTACACCTTTGGCTAATTTGATTCGATGGAGAGATAAACCAGTAGCTCTTTCCATTGTGCAAGCAAGATTGGTTGGATTAGCCCACTTTTCCGTAGGTTATATCTTCACTTATGCGGCTTTCTTGATTGCCTCTACATCAGGTAAATTTGGTTAA